One part of the Sorangiineae bacterium MSr11954 genome encodes these proteins:
- a CDS encoding alpha/beta fold hydrolase: MNDAELLDHVHALGGKLWLDGDAVRYSAPRGSLLPELMQALRTRKDGIRDLLRARGSARAAATVRDVQAIPRAPRGRRIPLSFAQHQLWFIDQLEPGPLYNVVIALRLKGRLDVAALERACDTIAARHESLRTTFPHERRVPYQHIHEAAGLPIAQVDLSALPEDAREREAERLLAEESARPFDLAKGPLVRVLRIQLGEDEHALVLGMHHIISDGWSLGVLVRELGALYPAFARGASSPLPELPIQFADYAIWQRAYMAGARLEEHLAYFREALRDVPPLELATDFPRPAAMRHRGGELRSTIDRALADASNGLARREGATLFMVLLSVFQVLLGRRSGQDDFAVGVPVAGRGRTEIEPLIGDFVNLMPIRSALRGAPSFRGLVARVREATLEAFQRQDVPFARLVEELVPTRDPSRPPLVQAVLVLQNDPLPSLDMDGLSVRRMALPRKTAKFDLLFAVTETAEGLDVGVEYSQDLFAPETVQRLLEHFRALLADATSRPDEPLGVLAPAFALPEPSRPAPEEHDPRRTRDGGELQAERGRAAPPRRELRATLLPRDPLELTLAEIWEDLLGVRPIGVHDDFFARGGHSLSAMTMLARIEQRIGRSLSSAELVRHTTIEALAGALREEAGGAGAPSALVTLEARGKEPALYCVHAVGGSALSYLPLARALGAERPIHAFNARGRDDDGEPIDDVDTMAEHYASLLAAHAPDAPVWLLAWSFGGVVAVAMARKLEAAKVPVAGVILLDSRLPGHGDEGPGDLACRVLFAREHALALTLEDMASLEGPGGDEALAARARAQGVLPAKGAHAQVTRALRVYAANLRAFAAHRAKPTAATIALVRPEELGDGGPPLAADPTGGWNALARAPVAVRVAPGDHFSMLRPPHVARLAAIVRELVTGAGEIRRAP, from the coding sequence GTGAACGACGCCGAGCTGCTCGATCACGTCCACGCCTTGGGCGGTAAGCTCTGGCTCGACGGCGACGCCGTCCGCTACAGCGCGCCCCGCGGCAGTCTGCTGCCCGAGCTGATGCAGGCCCTGCGCACCCGCAAGGACGGCATCCGCGATCTCCTGCGCGCCCGCGGGTCGGCCCGCGCGGCGGCGACGGTGCGCGACGTCCAGGCGATCCCCCGTGCCCCCCGGGGCCGGCGCATCCCCTTGTCGTTCGCCCAGCATCAGCTCTGGTTCATCGATCAGCTCGAACCGGGGCCCCTCTACAACGTGGTCATCGCCCTGCGCCTGAAAGGCCGGCTCGACGTCGCGGCGCTCGAGCGGGCCTGCGACACGATCGCGGCGCGGCACGAGTCGCTCCGCACCACCTTTCCGCACGAGCGACGCGTTCCCTATCAGCACATTCACGAGGCCGCGGGCCTGCCGATCGCGCAGGTGGACCTCTCCGCGCTGCCCGAGGATGCCCGCGAGCGCGAGGCCGAGCGCCTCCTCGCCGAGGAGAGCGCGCGTCCCTTCGATCTCGCGAAGGGGCCTCTGGTGCGGGTGCTTCGGATCCAGCTCGGCGAGGACGAGCACGCGCTCGTCTTGGGCATGCACCACATCATCTCCGACGGCTGGTCGCTGGGCGTCCTGGTGCGGGAGCTCGGGGCGCTCTACCCGGCGTTCGCGCGCGGCGCGAGCTCGCCGTTGCCCGAGCTGCCCATCCAGTTCGCGGACTATGCGATCTGGCAGCGGGCCTACATGGCCGGCGCGCGCCTCGAGGAGCACCTCGCGTACTTCCGGGAGGCCCTGCGCGACGTGCCGCCCCTCGAGCTCGCGACCGACTTCCCCCGGCCCGCGGCGATGCGCCACCGCGGGGGCGAGCTGCGCTCCACCATCGACCGCGCGCTCGCGGACGCCTCGAACGGGCTCGCGCGGCGCGAAGGGGCCACGCTCTTCATGGTGCTCCTGTCGGTGTTCCAGGTCCTCCTCGGGCGCCGCAGTGGGCAGGACGATTTCGCGGTGGGCGTGCCCGTCGCGGGGCGCGGCCGCACGGAGATCGAGCCGCTCATCGGCGACTTCGTCAACCTCATGCCCATCCGGTCCGCGCTGCGCGGCGCGCCATCGTTCCGCGGGCTCGTCGCGCGGGTTCGGGAGGCGACCCTGGAGGCGTTCCAGCGGCAGGACGTGCCCTTCGCGCGCCTGGTGGAGGAGCTGGTCCCGACCCGCGATCCGTCGCGGCCGCCGCTCGTTCAAGCGGTGCTGGTCCTGCAGAACGATCCGCTGCCCTCGCTCGACATGGACGGCCTCTCGGTCCGCCGGATGGCGCTGCCTCGAAAGACGGCCAAGTTCGATCTCCTCTTCGCGGTCACCGAGACCGCGGAGGGCCTCGACGTGGGCGTCGAGTACAGCCAGGATCTCTTCGCGCCCGAGACCGTGCAGCGCCTGCTCGAGCACTTCCGCGCGCTCCTCGCCGATGCCACGTCGCGCCCCGACGAGCCCCTCGGCGTGCTCGCGCCGGCCTTCGCCCTCCCCGAGCCCTCGAGGCCAGCGCCCGAGGAGCACGACCCCCGCCGCACCCGCGACGGGGGCGAGCTCCAGGCCGAACGGGGCCGGGCCGCCCCGCCGCGCCGCGAGCTGCGCGCGACGCTCTTGCCGCGCGATCCGCTGGAGCTCACCCTGGCGGAGATCTGGGAAGATCTGCTCGGCGTGCGCCCCATCGGCGTGCACGACGACTTCTTCGCGCGCGGCGGCCACTCGCTCAGCGCGATGACCATGCTCGCGCGCATCGAGCAGCGCATCGGACGCTCGCTCTCGTCCGCCGAGCTCGTTCGCCATACCACCATCGAGGCCTTGGCGGGCGCGCTGCGCGAGGAGGCCGGGGGCGCGGGTGCGCCGTCCGCGCTGGTCACCCTCGAGGCGCGCGGCAAAGAGCCGGCGCTCTACTGCGTGCACGCCGTCGGTGGCTCGGCGCTGTCGTATCTGCCGCTCGCCCGCGCGCTCGGCGCCGAGCGTCCCATCCACGCGTTCAACGCCCGAGGGCGCGACGACGACGGCGAGCCCATCGACGATGTGGACACCATGGCCGAGCACTACGCGTCGCTGCTCGCCGCGCACGCGCCCGACGCGCCGGTCTGGCTGCTCGCATGGTCGTTCGGGGGCGTGGTCGCCGTGGCGATGGCGCGCAAGCTCGAGGCCGCGAAGGTGCCGGTCGCCGGCGTCATCCTGCTCGACAGCCGGCTCCCCGGTCACGGGGACGAGGGACCGGGCGATCTCGCGTGCCGCGTTCTCTTCGCCCGCGAGCACGCCCTCGCGCTGACCCTCGAGGACATGGCGTCGCTCGAGGGGCCCGGCGGCGACGAAGCCCTGGCCGCCCGTGCGCGCGCGCAGGGGGTTCTGCCCGCAAAGGGCGCGCACGCGCAGGTGACGCGCGCGCTCCGGGTCTACGCGGCCAACCTGCGCGCCTTTGCCGCGCACCGCGCGAAGCCGACGGCGGCGACGATCGCCCTGGTGCGCCCCGAGGAGCTCGGCGACGGCGGCCCGCCCTTGGCCGCGGACCCCACCGGCGGATGGAACGCGCTCGCGCGCGCCCCGGTGGCCGTCCGGGTGGCGCCGGGCGATCACTTTTCCATGCTCCGCCCCCCGCACGTGGCCCGCCTCGCGGCGATCGTGCGCGAGCTGGTGACGGGCGCCGGGGAGATCCGCCGCGCGCCATGA
- a CDS encoding MFS transporter, with translation MIPTGEAPGRKLAVFVIIWFGQVISSLGSAITSFAFGVWLFERHRSITEFGVYSFCSVVPLVVVSPFVGPLVDRWNRRTAMLVANTVAAAASFALWLLFVSEHLRPWHVFAVAAINAAMRGLQWPAYSASTTVLVPEEHYGRAAGMISVGEGISQIAAPLAAGALLGVMPLGTLVLLDGTSFLVAIVTLLAVRIPHPVSKERAGGGETFLRRMSFGWRYLRARPGLLTLQLFLTAVNLTENLVVVLIAPLVLSFADRATLGRVLTVGGLGVLSGAVAMSLWGGPRRRVRSVLVLFAIRAGVLFLAALRFDAVLIAGAAFVFLACMQLGIGTLQSVWLKKVPPAMQGRVFALRQMIATSMVPVAYLIAGPLADRIFEPLMAADGLLAASAGRWLGVGPGRGIALLFVVLGALNLALIAAASLLPRLVNVETELPDASADDPPTAAISAPQPSRV, from the coding sequence ATGATCCCGACGGGTGAAGCTCCGGGTCGCAAGCTCGCGGTGTTCGTGATCATCTGGTTCGGCCAGGTGATCTCGTCCCTCGGCTCGGCGATCACCAGCTTTGCGTTCGGCGTGTGGCTCTTCGAGCGCCACCGATCCATCACCGAGTTCGGCGTGTACTCCTTCTGCTCGGTGGTGCCCCTGGTGGTCGTCTCGCCGTTCGTGGGGCCGCTGGTCGATCGGTGGAACCGGCGCACCGCGATGCTGGTGGCGAACACGGTCGCGGCGGCGGCGTCGTTCGCGCTGTGGCTTCTGTTCGTCTCCGAGCACCTGCGCCCTTGGCACGTGTTCGCGGTGGCCGCGATCAACGCCGCCATGCGCGGGCTCCAGTGGCCTGCGTACTCCGCGTCGACCACCGTGCTGGTGCCCGAGGAGCACTACGGGCGCGCGGCCGGCATGATCAGCGTGGGGGAGGGGATCTCCCAGATCGCGGCCCCCCTCGCGGCCGGCGCCCTCTTGGGCGTGATGCCGCTCGGGACCTTGGTGCTCCTCGACGGCACCTCGTTCCTCGTCGCCATCGTGACGCTTTTGGCGGTTCGCATCCCGCACCCGGTCTCCAAGGAGCGCGCCGGCGGAGGCGAGACATTCCTTCGGCGCATGTCGTTCGGGTGGCGCTACTTGCGCGCGCGGCCCGGCCTCTTGACCCTCCAGCTCTTTCTCACCGCGGTGAACCTCACGGAGAACCTGGTGGTGGTCTTGATCGCGCCCCTGGTCCTCTCCTTCGCCGATCGGGCGACGCTCGGCCGCGTGCTGACCGTGGGCGGCCTGGGCGTCTTGAGCGGCGCCGTCGCCATGAGCCTGTGGGGTGGACCGCGGCGGCGCGTCCGCTCGGTGCTCGTCCTGTTCGCGATCCGCGCGGGGGTGCTCTTTCTGGCTGCCCTGCGGTTCGACGCCGTGCTCATCGCGGGCGCGGCCTTCGTGTTTTTGGCGTGCATGCAGCTCGGCATCGGCACCTTGCAATCGGTGTGGCTGAAGAAGGTGCCCCCGGCGATGCAGGGCCGTGTCTTTGCGCTGCGCCAGATGATCGCGACCTCCATGGTGCCCGTCGCGTACCTGATCGCCGGCCCGCTCGCCGACCGCATCTTCGAGCCGCTCATGGCCGCGGACGGCCTCCTCGCGGCGAGCGCGGGCCGCTGGCTCGGCGTGGGCCCCGGGCGCGGCATCGCGCTCTTGTTCGTGGTGCTCGGCGCGCTGAACCTCGCGCTGATCGCCGCCGCCTCGCTCCTGCCACGCCTGGTGAACGTCGAGACCGAGCTGCCCGACGCCTCCGCCGACGATCCGCCCACGGCAGCCATCTCCGCCCCCCAACCTTCGCGTGTTTGA